A window of the Halopseudomonas phragmitis genome harbors these coding sequences:
- a CDS encoding COX15/CtaA family protein, which translates to MRKPGYLFALIALGFGFVVVILGAYTRLVHAGLGCPDWPGCYGFLSVPRSDAALELAQMRFPDDPVEAFKAWAEMIHRYAAGILGLLILGLALLSLKQRRRPGYPVGLAWGLLALVICQAAFGMWTVTLKLWPQVVTAHLLGGFATLSLLLLLGLRLHGGLNPLAPSPAMARLRNLARLVLLVVIAQITLGGWVSSNYAAVACVDLPTCHGQWWPDNMDFAAGFNVFQEIGPNYLGGMLDGPGRTAIHLSHRIGALITTLAVLLLAWRLLGAGLGRLAGLLLLALAIQVGLGITNVLAHLPLAVAVAHNAFGAVLLLVLVSINYRVRAPAREALFDRSLSAGTLVSR; encoded by the coding sequence ATGCGTAAACCCGGATATCTGTTTGCCTTGATTGCCCTTGGTTTCGGCTTTGTGGTGGTGATTCTCGGGGCCTATACCCGGCTGGTACATGCCGGCCTCGGCTGTCCGGACTGGCCCGGCTGCTATGGGTTTCTCAGCGTACCGCGCAGCGACGCAGCTCTGGAGCTGGCCCAGATGCGCTTCCCGGATGACCCGGTCGAGGCCTTCAAGGCCTGGGCGGAAATGATTCACCGCTATGCCGCGGGCATTCTCGGCCTGCTGATCCTTGGGCTGGCGTTGCTGAGCCTGAAGCAGCGCCGGCGTCCCGGCTATCCCGTGGGATTGGCCTGGGGGCTGCTGGCACTGGTGATCTGTCAGGCTGCGTTCGGCATGTGGACCGTGACTCTCAAGCTCTGGCCGCAGGTGGTTACCGCCCACCTGCTCGGCGGTTTCGCCACTCTGAGTCTGTTACTGCTGCTGGGTTTGCGTCTGCACGGCGGTCTGAACCCGCTGGCTCCCAGTCCGGCCATGGCTCGGCTGCGTAATCTGGCCCGGCTGGTGTTGCTGGTGGTGATCGCCCAGATCACCCTGGGCGGCTGGGTCAGCAGCAATTATGCGGCGGTGGCCTGTGTCGATCTGCCGACCTGTCATGGTCAGTGGTGGCCGGACAACATGGACTTTGCCGCCGGCTTCAATGTGTTCCAGGAAATCGGTCCCAACTATCTGGGTGGCATGCTTGATGGCCCGGGGCGTACGGCCATTCACCTGAGCCATCGGATCGGGGCGTTGATCACTACGCTGGCGGTCCTGCTGTTGGCCTGGCGTCTGCTTGGCGCCGGGCTTGGCCGGTTGGCTGGGCTGCTGCTGCTGGCGCTGGCGATTCAGGTCGGGCTGGGCATCACCAATGTGTTGGCGCACCTGCCGCTGGCTGTGGCCGTGGCCCACAACGCCTTCGGTGCGGTGCTGTTATTGGTGCTGGTGAGCATCAACTATCGGGTCCGGGCCCCGGCCCGTGAAGCGCTGTTTGATCGTAGCCTGTCGGCCGGCACACTGGTCAGTCGCTGA
- a CDS encoding SURF1 family protein: MSVSEEQPRQRPRFAPGWPLWLFTLTFLPILISLGLWQLDRAEQKRQLEAAMNAQRFSPPVSLTSQDASRLQAWQPLLLQGRFDARYIWLLDNRTRDGRAGVEVLQAFHDQPSNLWLVVNRGWLAWPDRRQLPVITTPTETLNLYAETLPAAAEGFSLADDSASAGWPRLITQLDPEQFAASSQLHLQPWLARLTDGSPAAFQLDWPGLPMTASKHTGYAVQWFALATALLGLFIWAGLRPEPRGKHHDECD; the protein is encoded by the coding sequence ATGAGCGTTAGCGAAGAACAGCCCCGGCAGCGCCCCCGCTTTGCGCCGGGCTGGCCACTCTGGCTGTTCACCCTGACCTTTCTGCCGATCCTGATCAGCCTCGGTCTGTGGCAACTCGACCGGGCCGAACAGAAACGGCAGCTTGAAGCGGCCATGAATGCTCAGCGCTTCAGCCCGCCGGTCAGCCTCACCAGTCAGGACGCCAGCCGCTTGCAAGCCTGGCAGCCGCTGTTGCTGCAGGGCCGGTTCGATGCCCGTTATATCTGGTTGCTGGACAACCGCACCCGTGATGGCCGGGCCGGTGTGGAAGTACTGCAAGCCTTCCATGATCAGCCCAGCAACCTCTGGCTGGTGGTCAACCGTGGCTGGCTGGCCTGGCCTGACCGGCGCCAGTTGCCGGTCATCACTACGCCGACAGAAACTCTCAACTTGTATGCCGAAACCCTCCCGGCTGCCGCCGAGGGTTTCAGCCTGGCAGATGATTCGGCCAGTGCCGGCTGGCCGCGGCTGATTACCCAGCTTGATCCGGAGCAGTTTGCCGCCAGCAGCCAACTTCACTTGCAGCCCTGGCTGGCCCGTCTGACCGACGGCAGCCCGGCGGCTTTCCAACTCGACTGGCCAGGTCTGCCGATGACCGCCAGCAAACACACCGGCTACGCCGTGCAATGGTTCGCCCTGGCCACGGCTTTGCTGGGTTTGTTCATTTGGGCCGGTTTGCGGCCCGAACCCCGGGGGAAACACCATGATGAGTGCGACTGA
- a CDS encoding twin transmembrane helix small protein, giving the protein MLLKLTILVLLAAIVASLFSGLFFLVRDTTNTGRLVSALSVRIALTVAVVLLIAWGFWSGQLAWHAPWL; this is encoded by the coding sequence ATGCTCTTGAAACTGACCATCCTGGTATTGCTGGCGGCCATCGTGGCCAGCCTGTTCAGCGGCCTGTTCTTTCTGGTTAGAGACACCACCAATACCGGCCGGCTGGTCAGCGCGCTCAGCGTACGCATTGCGCTGACGGTCGCGGTGGTGCTGCTGATTGCCTGGGGGTTTTGGTCAGGACAGTTGGCCTGGCATGCCCCCTGGCTCTAG
- a CDS encoding cytochrome c oxidase subunit 3 has protein sequence MASHQTYYVPAQSKWPIVGSVGLLVTVIGAGTMMNSSGQSGHLIFFTGALIIAYMMFGWFSHVIDESRQGLYSPQMDRSFRLGMGWFIFSEVMFFAAFFGALFYVRTLAGPWLGGAGDKVMTGELLWPNFEFAWPLMENPDPGRFQGPSEIISPWQLPLLNTIILISSSVTVTFAHHALRANKRKALQNWLLLTVVLGVVFLGFQIAEYVHAYRDLGLTLNSGIYGATFFMLTGFHGAHVTMGALILTIILIRVYKGHFTPEQHFGFEAAAWYWHFVDVVWVGLFIFVYIF, from the coding sequence ATGGCGAGTCACCAAACCTACTACGTACCGGCACAGAGCAAATGGCCGATTGTCGGCTCCGTCGGTCTGCTGGTCACCGTGATCGGGGCCGGCACCATGATGAACAGCTCCGGCCAGTCCGGGCACCTGATCTTCTTTACCGGGGCGCTGATCATCGCCTACATGATGTTCGGCTGGTTCAGTCATGTGATCGATGAAAGCCGCCAGGGCCTCTACAGCCCGCAGATGGATCGCTCATTTCGCCTGGGCATGGGCTGGTTCATCTTTTCCGAGGTGATGTTCTTTGCCGCCTTCTTCGGTGCGCTGTTCTATGTTCGCACCCTGGCCGGGCCCTGGCTGGGTGGTGCCGGCGACAAGGTGATGACCGGCGAGCTGCTGTGGCCCAATTTCGAGTTCGCCTGGCCGCTGATGGAAAACCCCGATCCAGGTCGGTTCCAAGGGCCAAGCGAGATCATCAGCCCTTGGCAGCTGCCGCTGCTCAATACCATCATCCTGATCAGCTCCAGTGTCACCGTGACCTTCGCTCACCACGCCCTGCGGGCCAACAAGCGTAAGGCCCTGCAGAACTGGCTGTTGCTGACCGTGGTATTAGGGGTGGTGTTCCTCGGTTTCCAGATCGCCGAATACGTGCACGCCTATCGCGACCTGGGGCTGACCCTGAACTCCGGGATTTACGGTGCGACCTTCTTCATGCTCACCGGTTTTCACGGCGCCCACGTGACCATGGGCGCGCTGATCCTGACGATCATCCTGATCCGGGTCTACAAGGGCCACTTCACCCCGGAGCAGCACTTTGGCTTCGAGGCCGCGGCCTGGTACTGGCACTTTGTGGATGTGGTCTGGGTCGGGCTGTTTATTTTTGTCTACATCTTTTGA
- a CDS encoding cytochrome c oxidase assembly protein: MNEEGLSTKRLVGRLLLLVVGMFGFGFLLVPIYDVMCEAFGINGKTSSSAFQGSVQGVDEERNVRVQFISSNAEGMIWSFGPEAAEIVLHPGEAHTMNFIAHNPTDRPMVAQAIPSVSPSKAAAYFHKTECFCFTQQVLQPGERVEMPVRFIVDPGLPGDVRRLTLAYTLFDVTERMAASLDLAGLH, from the coding sequence ATGAACGAAGAAGGCCTGAGTACCAAACGTCTGGTCGGTCGCCTGTTGCTGCTGGTGGTCGGCATGTTCGGCTTCGGTTTCCTGCTGGTGCCCATCTACGATGTGATGTGCGAGGCCTTCGGCATCAATGGCAAGACCAGCAGCAGCGCCTTTCAGGGCAGTGTGCAGGGCGTGGACGAGGAGCGTAATGTGCGGGTCCAGTTCATTTCCAGCAACGCCGAGGGCATGATCTGGTCGTTCGGCCCGGAGGCCGCCGAGATCGTGCTGCACCCGGGCGAGGCCCACACCATGAACTTCATCGCCCACAACCCGACCGACCGGCCGATGGTGGCCCAGGCGATACCCAGCGTGTCACCGTCCAAGGCCGCCGCCTATTTCCACAAGACCGAGTGTTTCTGCTTTACCCAGCAGGTATTGCAGCCGGGAGAGCGGGTGGAAATGCCGGTACGCTTTATTGTTGACCCAGGGCTGCCCGGTGATGTCCGGCGTCTGACCCTGGCCTATACCCTGTTTGATGTGACCGAGCGCATGGCCGCCAGCCTTGATCTGGCCGGCCTGCACTGA
- the ctaD gene encoding cytochrome c oxidase subunit I: MSAVIDHHHDDHAHGPAKGLMRWVLTTNHKDIGTMYLWFSFAMFLLGGCMAMVIRAELFQPGLQLVEPEFFNQMTTMHGLIMVFGAVMPAFVGLANWMIPMMIGAPDMALPRMNNFSFWLLPAAFGLLLSTLFMAGGGPNFGWTFYAPLSTTYAPPSVTFFIFAIHIAGISSIMGAINIIATILNLRAPGMTLMKMPLFVWTWLITAFLLIAVMPVLAGVVTMMLMDIHFGTSFFNAAGGGDPVMFQHIFWFFGHPEVYIMILPAFGAVSAIIPAFSRKPLFGYTSMVYATAAIAFLSFVVWAHHMFTVGIPLTGELFFMYATMLIAVPTGVKVFNWVTTMFRGSLSFEAPMLFSVAFVILFTIGGFSGLMLAIAPADFQYHDTYFVVAHFHYVLVPGAIFGIFASAYYWLPKWTGHMYDEVLAKTHFWMSFIGMNLAFFPMHFVGLAGMPRRIPDYHMMFANFNMISSVGAFMFGVTQLLFLFIVIKCIRGGKKAAAKPWDGADGLEWTVPSPAPYHTFSTPPEVK; encoded by the coding sequence ATGAGTGCAGTGATCGATCATCACCACGACGACCATGCGCATGGTCCCGCCAAGGGCCTGATGCGTTGGGTACTGACCACCAACCACAAAGACATCGGTACCATGTACCTGTGGTTCAGCTTCGCCATGTTCCTGCTGGGCGGCTGCATGGCCATGGTCATACGGGCCGAGCTGTTCCAGCCCGGGCTGCAACTGGTGGAGCCGGAGTTCTTCAACCAGATGACCACCATGCACGGTCTGATCATGGTGTTCGGCGCGGTCATGCCGGCCTTTGTCGGGCTGGCCAACTGGATGATCCCGATGATGATCGGGGCCCCGGACATGGCCCTGCCGCGGATGAACAACTTCAGTTTCTGGCTGCTGCCGGCCGCTTTCGGGCTGTTGCTCTCGACCCTGTTCATGGCTGGAGGTGGGCCGAACTTCGGCTGGACTTTCTACGCGCCGCTATCGACCACCTATGCGCCGCCGAGCGTGACCTTCTTCATCTTCGCCATTCATATCGCCGGTATCAGTTCGATCATGGGCGCGATCAATATCATCGCCACCATCCTCAACCTGCGCGCGCCAGGCATGACCCTGATGAAGATGCCGCTGTTCGTCTGGACCTGGCTGATCACCGCCTTCCTGCTGATTGCGGTGATGCCGGTGCTGGCCGGGGTGGTGACCATGATGCTGATGGATATCCACTTCGGCACCAGCTTCTTCAATGCCGCCGGCGGTGGCGATCCGGTGATGTTCCAGCATATCTTCTGGTTCTTCGGGCATCCCGAGGTCTACATCATGATCCTGCCGGCGTTCGGTGCGGTCAGTGCGATCATCCCGGCGTTCAGCCGCAAACCGCTGTTCGGCTACACCTCGATGGTCTATGCCACTGCGGCGATTGCGTTCCTGTCGTTCGTGGTCTGGGCCCACCACATGTTTACCGTTGGCATTCCGCTGACTGGTGAGCTGTTCTTCATGTACGCCACCATGCTGATCGCGGTGCCGACCGGGGTGAAGGTGTTCAACTGGGTGACCACCATGTTTCGGGGGTCGCTGAGCTTCGAGGCGCCGATGCTGTTTTCCGTGGCCTTCGTGATTCTGTTCACCATCGGCGGTTTTTCCGGGCTGATGCTGGCGATTGCTCCGGCTGACTTCCAGTATCACGACACCTACTTCGTGGTTGCCCACTTCCACTATGTGCTGGTGCCCGGGGCGATCTTCGGGATTTTCGCCTCGGCCTACTACTGGCTGCCGAAATGGACCGGCCACATGTATGACGAGGTACTGGCCAAGACCCACTTCTGGATGAGTTTCATCGGCATGAACCTGGCGTTCTTCCCGATGCACTTTGTCGGCCTGGCCGGCATGCCCCGGCGGATTCCGGACTATCACATGATGTTTGCCAACTTCAACATGATCTCCTCGGTGGGGGCGTTCATGTTCGGGGTTACCCAGTTGCTGTTCCTGTTCATCGTCATCAAGTGCATCCGTGGCGGCAAGAAAGCTGCGGCCAAGCCCTGGGACGGTGCCGACGGGCTGGAGTGGACGGTGCCGTCACCGGCGCCCTATCACACCTTCAGCACCCCGCCGGAAGTCAAATAA
- the coxB gene encoding cytochrome c oxidase subunit II: MLRPAYAWLAGLSLSALSVSASADWGMNMTRGVTEVSHSIFNLHMTIFWICVVIGIIVFGVMFWSMLMHRKSQGAEPAQFHEHVSIEVLWTVIPLLILIGMAIPATKTLIEIYDTEDADVDVLITGYQWRWQYSYLGEDVTFMSNLTTSRDEIYNRVDKGEHYLLEVDEPLVLPIGKKVRFLITAADVIHAWWVPALAVKKDAIPGFINEAWTRIDEPGTYRGQCAELCGRDHGFMPIVVVAKTEEDYAAWLAEKKEAAALEAELREKEWTLDELMERGQRVYNTACAACHQPNGEGLPPLFPSLKGTDMVLNDIPGHIEVVVKGSPGTAMAAFGNQLSEVDIAAVITYERNAWGNNTGDVVTPLDILEFKQGQ, from the coding sequence ATGTTGCGACCTGCATATGCCTGGCTGGCCGGGCTGTCCTTGTCTGCGCTCAGTGTTTCAGCGAGTGCCGACTGGGGAATGAACATGACGAGGGGGGTGACCGAGGTCAGCCACTCGATCTTCAATCTGCACATGACCATTTTCTGGATCTGTGTGGTCATCGGCATCATCGTCTTCGGGGTGATGTTCTGGTCGATGCTGATGCATCGCAAGTCCCAGGGCGCAGAACCCGCCCAATTCCACGAGCACGTATCGATTGAAGTGCTGTGGACCGTAATACCCCTGCTGATCCTGATCGGCATGGCGATTCCCGCGACCAAGACCCTGATCGAAATCTACGACACTGAAGATGCCGATGTCGACGTGCTGATTACCGGTTACCAATGGCGCTGGCAGTACAGCTATCTGGGTGAAGACGTCACCTTCATGAGCAACCTGACCACCAGCCGCGACGAAATCTACAATCGGGTCGACAAGGGTGAACATTACCTGCTGGAAGTCGATGAGCCACTGGTGCTGCCAATCGGCAAAAAAGTCCGCTTCCTGATCACCGCCGCCGACGTCATCCACGCCTGGTGGGTACCGGCCCTGGCGGTCAAGAAAGATGCCATCCCCGGCTTCATCAACGAGGCCTGGACCCGCATTGACGAGCCCGGCACCTACCGGGGGCAATGCGCCGAGCTCTGCGGTCGTGACCATGGCTTCATGCCCATCGTGGTGGTGGCCAAGACTGAAGAAGATTACGCCGCCTGGCTGGCCGAGAAAAAAGAAGCTGCTGCTCTGGAGGCTGAACTACGCGAGAAAGAGTGGACCCTGGACGAGCTGATGGAACGTGGTCAGCGGGTCTACAACACCGCCTGCGCGGCTTGCCACCAGCCCAATGGTGAAGGTCTGCCGCCGCTGTTCCCGTCACTCAAGGGTACCGACATGGTGCTCAACGACATCCCCGGCCACATCGAGGTCGTGGTCAAGGGTAGCCCCGGCACTGCCATGGCTGCCTTCGGCAACCAGCTCTCGGAAGTCGACATCGCCGCCGTCATCACCTACGAGCGAAACGCGTGGGGCAACAATACCGGCGACGTCGTAACCCCGCTGGATATCCTCGAGTTCAAACAAGGCCAATAG
- a CDS encoding YheV family putative zinc ribbon protein gives MSGVKKRFIAGAVCPACSQMDTIRMFEEDGVPHRECVNCGYADTLDARGNSVPKELTTRVNAPKPVAAKVQRGQTVQFFPNPRLKKDS, from the coding sequence ATGAGCGGAGTGAAAAAGCGCTTCATCGCTGGCGCCGTCTGCCCGGCCTGCAGCCAGATGGATACCATCCGCATGTTCGAGGAAGACGGCGTGCCACATCGCGAATGCGTCAATTGTGGCTATGCCGACACCCTGGATGCTCGTGGCAACTCGGTGCCCAAGGAACTAACGACCCGGGTCAACGCGCCTAAGCCGGTCGCGGCCAAGGTTCAACGCGGCCAGACCGTGCAGTTCTTTCCCAATCCCAGACTGAAGAAGGATAGTTGA
- the prlC gene encoding oligopeptidase A, whose protein sequence is MSNPLLQSYDLPPFAAIRAEHVKPAVEQILADNRAALEALLSNPPAQWSWSNLVEPLDEMGERLSRAWSPVSHLNAVMNSPELRDAYNACLPLLSQYYTELGQNQRLYDAYRQLAEGPAFATLDQAQRTIVEHALRDFRLSGIALPAEQQQRYGELQMRLSELHSRFSNQLMDATQAWTKQLDDEAALDGLPESAIAQAREAAQARELDGWLITLEFPSYYAVMTYAHDRALRQELYTAYCTRASDQGPNAGQHDNGPLISEILQLRQELAALLGFANYAELSLATKMAETPDQVLQFLRDLGQRSRPHAEQDLSELRVFAAERGCTDLQAWDVGYYAEQLRQHRYAISQEQLRPYFPVDTVINGMFAIVQRLYGIELREVGEFERWHKDARLFEVLENGQRIGRFFLDLYARSNKRGGAWMDGCRDRRRLSAGELQQPIAYLVCNFTPASGGKPALLTHDEVTTLFHEFGHGLHHLLTRVDYPAASGINGVAWDAVELPSQFMENWCWEPEGLALISGHYQSGERLPQDLLDKMLAAKNFQSGLGMLRQVEFSLFDFELHVGRHPDQSAQQVLDAVRAEVSVFPPPAFNRFQNGFSHIFAGGYAAGYYSYKWAEVLSADAFSRFEEEGVLNPQTGRAFRDNILAQGGSREPMELFVAFRGREPSIDALLRHSGLLAGQAA, encoded by the coding sequence ATGTCCAACCCGCTGCTGCAATCCTATGACCTGCCGCCCTTCGCCGCGATTCGCGCCGAGCACGTCAAGCCGGCCGTCGAGCAGATTCTTGCCGACAACCGTGCCGCGCTGGAGGCGTTGCTGAGCAACCCGCCGGCCCAGTGGAGCTGGAGCAATCTGGTTGAGCCGCTGGACGAGATGGGCGAGCGACTGTCGCGAGCCTGGTCTCCGGTTAGTCACCTCAACGCGGTGATGAACAGCCCCGAGCTGCGCGACGCCTATAACGCCTGTCTGCCGCTGTTGAGCCAGTACTACACCGAACTGGGGCAGAACCAGCGGCTTTATGACGCCTACCGGCAACTGGCCGAAGGCCCGGCGTTCGCCACCCTGGATCAGGCTCAGCGGACCATCGTCGAGCATGCGCTGCGCGATTTCCGCCTGTCTGGTATCGCCCTGCCAGCCGAGCAGCAGCAGCGCTATGGCGAGTTGCAGATGCGCCTGTCGGAGCTGCACAGCCGGTTTTCCAACCAATTGATGGACGCCACCCAGGCCTGGACCAAGCAGCTTGATGACGAGGCCGCGCTCGATGGCCTGCCGGAGTCAGCCATCGCCCAAGCCCGAGAGGCGGCCCAGGCTCGCGAGCTGGACGGCTGGCTGATTACCCTGGAGTTCCCCAGCTACTACGCGGTGATGACCTATGCCCATGACCGTGCGTTGCGCCAGGAACTGTACACCGCCTATTGCACCCGGGCCTCGGATCAGGGTCCGAATGCCGGTCAGCATGACAACGGCCCGCTGATCAGCGAAATTCTGCAACTGCGCCAGGAGCTGGCGGCGCTGCTGGGCTTTGCCAACTACGCCGAACTGTCGCTGGCGACCAAGATGGCCGAAACCCCGGATCAGGTGCTGCAGTTCCTGCGCGATCTGGGCCAGCGCAGTCGCCCACACGCCGAGCAGGATCTGAGCGAATTGCGGGTCTTCGCCGCCGAGCGTGGCTGCACTGACCTGCAGGCCTGGGATGTCGGCTATTACGCTGAACAATTGCGCCAGCATCGCTATGCGATTTCTCAGGAGCAGCTGCGCCCCTATTTCCCGGTCGACACCGTGATCAATGGCATGTTCGCCATTGTCCAGCGCCTGTACGGCATTGAGCTGCGGGAAGTTGGCGAGTTTGAACGCTGGCACAAGGATGCCAGGCTGTTCGAGGTGCTGGAGAACGGCCAGCGCATTGGGCGCTTTTTCCTCGACTTGTATGCTCGCAGCAACAAGCGCGGTGGTGCCTGGATGGACGGCTGCCGTGATCGCCGCCGGCTGTCTGCCGGTGAGCTGCAGCAGCCGATCGCCTATCTGGTGTGCAACTTCACTCCGGCCAGCGGCGGTAAGCCGGCCCTGCTGACCCACGACGAGGTCACCACCCTGTTCCACGAGTTTGGCCACGGTCTGCACCACCTGCTGACCCGGGTCGACTATCCGGCTGCTTCCGGCATCAACGGCGTGGCCTGGGATGCGGTCGAGCTGCCCAGCCAGTTCATGGAAAACTGGTGCTGGGAGCCGGAAGGTCTGGCGCTGATCTCCGGCCACTACCAGAGCGGTGAGCGGCTGCCGCAGGATCTGCTCGACAAGATGCTGGCGGCCAAGAACTTCCAGTCCGGTCTGGGCATGCTGCGCCAGGTCGAGTTCTCGCTGTTCGACTTCGAGCTGCATGTCGGTCGCCATCCGGACCAGAGCGCCCAGCAGGTGCTCGACGCGGTGCGGGCCGAGGTGTCGGTATTCCCGCCGCCGGCTTTCAACCGCTTCCAGAACGGCTTCAGCCATATCTTCGCCGGTGGCTACGCGGCCGGATACTACAGCTACAAGTGGGCCGAGGTGCTGTCGGCCGATGCCTTCTCGCGCTTCGAGGAGGAAGGGGTACTCAATCCACAGACTGGCCGGGCTTTCCGCGACAACATTCTGGCTCAGGGCGGCAGCCGTGAGCCGATGGAGCTGTTCGTGGCGTTCCGCGGTCGTGAGCCGTCGATCGACGCATTGCTGCGCCACAGCGGTCTGCTGGCAGGTCAGGCGGCATGA
- a CDS encoding gamma carbonic anhydrase family protein: MKLRKFRDWQPKLGERVFIDPSAVVLGDVELGDDCSVWPATVIRGDMHRIRIGARTSVQDGSVLHITHAGPFNPDGYPLIIGEDVTIGHKVLLHGCTVGNRVLIGMGSIVMDGAVIEDEVVLGAGSLVPAGKTLKSGYLYMGSPAREVRPISERERSFFSYSANNYVKLKDQHLAEDWSH, translated from the coding sequence ATGAAGCTGCGCAAATTCCGAGACTGGCAACCGAAACTGGGTGAGCGGGTGTTCATCGATCCCTCGGCAGTGGTCCTGGGCGATGTCGAACTGGGCGATGACTGCTCGGTCTGGCCGGCTACCGTGATCCGTGGCGACATGCACCGCATCCGCATCGGCGCTCGTACCAGCGTGCAGGACGGCAGCGTACTGCACATCACCCATGCCGGGCCGTTCAACCCCGATGGTTACCCGCTGATCATCGGCGAGGACGTGACCATCGGCCACAAGGTGTTGCTGCATGGCTGCACGGTGGGCAACCGGGTGCTGATCGGCATGGGCAGTATCGTCATGGACGGGGCGGTGATCGAGGACGAGGTGGTACTAGGGGCCGGCAGCCTGGTGCCGGCCGGCAAGACCCTGAAAAGCGGCTACCTTTACATGGGCAGCCCGGCCCGGGAAGTGCGGCCGATCAGTGAACGCGAGCGCAGCTTCTTCAGCTATTCGGCCAACAACTACGTCAAGCTCAAGGACCAGCACCTGGCAGAAGACTGGAGCCACTGA
- a CDS encoding NADP-dependent oxidoreductase: protein MSAYVNRKVVLSRRPQGEIQDGDLSLVEAPVRELKDGEVLIKTLWLSLDPYMRPRMNDSKGYMDPIGIGEVIVGESIGRVIESNSDNYQVGDLVTVYSGWQEYCIIPGDAAMVYKIKEQGAPLQTYLGVAGMPGRTGYCGLMYVGKPKAGETVVVSAASGPVGTVVGQTAKQLGCRVVGVAGGPDKCNYVVNELGFDACVDYKAGNLEADLAAACPNGIDVYFENVGGDVAKAVAKLLNPGARVPVCGYVSAYNVADQSQVETPFHIFGKLDPKPEHRFFLVTEWQDQHQEITALLAGQVASGQLKYSETIAEGLDNAVEAFKGMLKGKNFGKQLVHIAD from the coding sequence ATGTCCGCCTACGTCAATCGCAAGGTCGTCCTCAGCCGCCGCCCACAGGGCGAAATCCAGGACGGCGACCTGTCGCTGGTCGAAGCCCCAGTACGTGAACTCAAGGACGGCGAAGTCCTGATCAAGACCCTGTGGCTGTCACTCGACCCCTATATGCGCCCCCGGATGAATGACAGCAAGGGTTATATGGACCCAATCGGTATCGGCGAAGTGATCGTCGGCGAAAGCATCGGCCGGGTGATCGAGTCCAACTCTGACAACTATCAGGTCGGCGATCTGGTCACCGTCTACTCCGGCTGGCAGGAATACTGCATCATCCCCGGCGACGCCGCCATGGTCTACAAGATCAAGGAACAGGGCGCCCCGCTGCAGACCTACCTGGGCGTAGCCGGCATGCCCGGTCGTACCGGCTACTGTGGGCTGATGTACGTCGGCAAACCCAAGGCCGGTGAAACTGTGGTGGTTTCCGCCGCCTCCGGCCCGGTCGGCACCGTGGTCGGCCAAACCGCCAAGCAGCTCGGCTGCCGGGTGGTGGGCGTGGCCGGCGGCCCGGACAAGTGCAACTATGTGGTCAACGAGCTGGGCTTTGACGCCTGCGTCGACTACAAGGCCGGCAACCTCGAGGCCGATCTGGCCGCCGCCTGCCCGAATGGCATCGATGTCTACTTCGAAAACGTCGGCGGTGACGTCGCCAAGGCCGTGGCCAAGCTGCTCAACCCCGGCGCCCGGGTGCCGGTGTGCGGCTACGTGTCAGCCTACAACGTCGCCGACCAGAGCCAGGTTGAAACCCCGTTCCACATCTTCGGCAAGCTCGACCCCAAGCCCGAGCACCGCTTCTTCCTGGTCACTGAGTGGCAGGACCAGCATCAGGAAATCACCGCCCTGCTGGCCGGCCAGGTCGCCAGCGGCCAGTTGAAGTACAGCGAAACCATCGCCGAAGGTCTGGACAACGCGGTCGAAGCGTTCAAGGGCATGCTCAAGGGCAAGAACTTCGGCAAGCAGTTGGTACATATCGCCGACTAA